From Macaca mulatta isolate MMU2019108-1 chromosome 1, T2T-MMU8v2.0, whole genome shotgun sequence, the proteins below share one genomic window:
- the PCSK9 gene encoding proprotein convertase subtilisin/kexin type 9 isoform X11: MGLWWRDLRAPGVKHPHPRRFPQRRRGARGCRRAPPLSSGSEPGGVSQAVRLSQAGRDVSLQRRLPAPSQDSARPFARPEPELQLLHSPPHRKAQGAARVDRARPLGLLIRTATSPLALMGTVSSRRSWWPLPLPLLLLLLLGPAGARAQEDEDGDYEELVLALRSEEDGLADAPEHGATATFHRCAKDPWRLPGTYVVVLKEETHRSQSERTARRLQAQAARRGYLTKILHVFHHLLPGFLVKMSGDLLELALKLPHVDYIEEDSSVFAQSIPWNLERITPARYRADEYQPPRGSLVEVYLLDTSIQSDHREIEGRVMVTDFESVPEEDGTRFHRQQASKCDSHGTHLAGVVSGRDAGVAKGAGLRSLRVLNCQGKGTVSGTLIGLEFIRKSQLVQPVGPLVVLLPLAGGYSRVFNAACQRLARAGVVLVTAAGNFRDDACLYSPASAPEVITVGATNAQDQPVTLGTLGTNFGRCVDLFAPGEDIIGASSDCSTCFVSRSGTSQAAAHVAGIAAMMLSAEPELTLAELRQRLIHFSAKDVINEAWFPEDQRVLTPNLVAALPPSTHRAGWQLFCRTVWSAHSGPTRMATAVARCAQDEELLSCSSFSRSGKRRGERIEAQGGKRVCRAHNAFGGEGVYAIARCCLLPQVNCSVHTAPPAGASMGTRVHCHQQGHVLTGCSSHWEVEDLGTHKPPVLRPRGQPNQCVGHREASIHASCCHAPGLECKVKEHGIPAPQEQVIVACEDGWTLTGCSALPGTSHVLGAYAVDNTCVVRSRDVSTTGSTSKEAVAAVAICCRSRHLVQASQELQ, from the exons ATGGGGCTCTGGTGGCGTGATCTGCGGGCCCCAGGCGTCAAGCACCCACACCCTAGAAGGTTTCCGCAGCGGCGTCGAGGCGCTCGTGGTTGCAGGAGGGCGCCGCCGCTCAGTTCAGGGTCCGAGCCTGGAGGAGTGAGCCAggcagtgagactgtctcaggcGGGCCGGGACGTGTCGTTGCAGCGGCggctcccagctcccagccagGATTCCGCGCGCCCCTTCGCGCGCCCTGAGCCTGAACTCCAGCTCCTGCACAGTCCTCCCCACCGTAAGGCTCAAGGCGCCGCCCGCGTGGACCGTGCACGGCCTCTAGGTCTCCTCATCAGGACGGCAACCTCTCCCCTGGCCCTGATGGGTACCGTCAGCTCCAGGCGGTCCTGGTGGCCTCTGccgctgccactgctgctgctcctgctcctgGGTCCCGCTGGCGCCCGTGCGCAGGAGGACGAGGACGGCGACTACGAGGAGCTGGTGCTAGCGTTGCGTTCCGAGGAGGACGGCCTGGCCGACGCACCCGAGCACGGAGCCACAGCCACCTTCCACCGCTGCGCCAAG GATCCGTGGAGGCTGCCCGGCACCTACGTGGTGGTGCTGAAGGAGGAGACCCACCGCTCGCAGTCAGAGCGCACTGCCCGCCGCCTGCAGGCCCAAGCTGCCCGCCGGGGATACCTCACCAAGATCCTGCATGTCTTCCATCACCTTCTTCCTGGCTTCCTGGTGAAGATGAGTGGCGACCTGCTGGAGCTG GCCCTGAAGTTGCCCCATGTCGACTACATCGAGGAGGACTCCTCTGTCTTCGCCCAGAGCATCCCATGGAACCTGGAGCGAATTACTCCTGCACGGTACCGGGCGGATGAATACCAGCCCCCCA GAGGCAGCCTGGTGGAGGTGTATCTCCTAGACACCAGCATACAGAGTGACCACCGGGAAATCGAGGGCAGGGTCATGGTCACCGACTTCGAGAGTGTGCCCGAGGAGGACGGGACCCGCTTCCACAGACAG CAGGCCAGCAAGTGTGACAGCCATGGCACCCACCTGGCAGGGGTGGTCAGCGGCCGGGATGCCGGCGTGGCCAAGGGCGCCGGCCTGCGTAGCCTGCGCGTGCTCAACTGCCAAGGGAAGGGCACGGTCAGCGGCACCCTCATAG GCCTGGAGTTTATTCGGAAAAGCCAGCTGGTCCAGCCCGTGGGGCCACTGGTTGTGCTGCTGCCCCTGGCGGGTGGGTACAGCCGGGTCTTCAACGCCGCCTGCCAGCGCCTGGCGAGGGCTGGGGTCGTGCTGGTCACCGCTGCCGGCAACTTCCGGGATGATGCCTGCCTCTACTCCCCAGCCTCGGCTCCCGAG GTCATCACAGTTGGGGCCACCAATGCCCAGGACCAGCCGGTGACCCTGGGGACTTTGGGGACCAACTTTGGCCGCTGTGTGGACCTCTTTGCCCCAGGGGAGGACATCATTGGTGCCTCCAGCGACTGCAGCACCTGCTTTGTGTCACGGAGTGGGACATCGCAGGCTGCTGCCCACGTGGCTG GCATTGCAGCCATGATGCTGTCTGCCGAGCCGGAGCTCACTCTGGCCGAGTTGAGGCAGAGACTGATCCACTTCTCTGCCAAAGATGTCATCAATGAGGCCTGGTTCCCTGAGGACCAGCGGGTACTGACCCCCAACCTGGTGGCCGCCCTGCCCCCCAGCACCCACAGGGCAG GTTGGCAGCTGTTTTGCAGGACTGTGTGGTCAGCACACTCGGGGCCTACACGGATGGCCACAGCCGTAGCCCGCTGCGCCCAGGATGAGGAGCTGCTGAGCTGCTCCAGTTTCTCCAGGAGTGGGAAGCGGCGGGGCGAGCGCATCGAG GCCCAAGGGGGCAAGCGGGTCTGCCGGGCCCACAACGCTTTTGGGGGTGAGGGTGTCTACGCCATTGCCAGGTGCTGCCTGCTACCCCAAGTCAACTGCAGCGTCCACACAGCTCCACCAGCTGGGGCCAGCATGGGGACCCGTGTCCACTGCCATCAGCAGGGCCACGTCCTCACAG GCTGCAGCTCCCACTGGGAGGTGGAGGACCTTGGCACCCACAAGCCGCCTGTGCTGAGGCCACGAGGTCAGCCCAACCAGTGTGTGGGCCACAGGGAGGCCAGCATCCACGCTTCCTGCTGCCATGCCCCAGGTCTGGAATGCAAAGTCAAGGAGCATGGAATCCCGGCCCCTCAGGAGCAG GTTATCGTGGCCTGTGAGGACGGCTGGACCCTGACCGGCTGCAGTGCCCTCCCTGGGACCTCCCATGTCCTGGGGGCCTACGCTGTAGACAACACGTGTGTGGTCAGGAGCCGGGACGTCAGCACCACAGGCAGCACCAGCAAAGAAGCCGTGGCAGCCGTTGCCATCTGCTGCCGGAGCCGGCACCTGGTGCAGGCCTCCCAAGAGCTCCAGTGA
- the PCSK9 gene encoding proprotein convertase subtilisin/kexin type 9 isoform X20, with the protein MGLWWRDLRAPGVKHPHPRRFPQRRRGARGCRRAPPLSSGSEPGGVSQAVRLSQAGRDVSLQRRLPAPSQDSARPFARPEPELQLLHSPPHRKAQGAARVDRARPLGLLIRTATSPLALMGTVSSRRSWWPLPLPLLLLLLLGPAGARAQEDEDGDYEELVLALRSEEDGLADAPEHGATATFHRCAKDPWRLPGTYVVVLKEETHRSQSERTARRLQAQAARRGYLTKILHVFHHLLPGFLVKMSGDLLELALKLPHVDYIEEDSSVFAQSIPWNLERITPARYRADEYQPPKGGSLVEVYLLDTSIQSDHREIEGRVMVTDFESVPEEDGTRFHRQVITVGATNAQDQPVTLGTLGTNFGRCVDLFAPGEDIIGASSDCSTCFVSRSGTSQAAAHVAGIAAMMLSAEPELTLAELRQRLIHFSAKDVINEAWFPEDQRVLTPNLVAALPPSTHRAGWQLFCRTVWSAHSGPTRMATAVARCAQDEELLSCSSFSRSGKRRGERIEAQGGKRVCRAHNAFGGEGVYAIARCCLLPQVNCSVHTAPPAGASMGTRVHCHQQGHVLTGCSSHWEVEDLGTHKPPVLRPRGQPNQCVGHREASIHASCCHAPGLECKVKEHGIPAPQEQVIVACEDGWTLTGCSALPGTSHVLGAYAVDNTCVVRSRDVSTTGSTSKEAVAAVAICCRSRHLVQASQELQ; encoded by the exons ATGGGGCTCTGGTGGCGTGATCTGCGGGCCCCAGGCGTCAAGCACCCACACCCTAGAAGGTTTCCGCAGCGGCGTCGAGGCGCTCGTGGTTGCAGGAGGGCGCCGCCGCTCAGTTCAGGGTCCGAGCCTGGAGGAGTGAGCCAggcagtgagactgtctcaggcGGGCCGGGACGTGTCGTTGCAGCGGCggctcccagctcccagccagGATTCCGCGCGCCCCTTCGCGCGCCCTGAGCCTGAACTCCAGCTCCTGCACAGTCCTCCCCACCGTAAGGCTCAAGGCGCCGCCCGCGTGGACCGTGCACGGCCTCTAGGTCTCCTCATCAGGACGGCAACCTCTCCCCTGGCCCTGATGGGTACCGTCAGCTCCAGGCGGTCCTGGTGGCCTCTGccgctgccactgctgctgctcctgctcctgGGTCCCGCTGGCGCCCGTGCGCAGGAGGACGAGGACGGCGACTACGAGGAGCTGGTGCTAGCGTTGCGTTCCGAGGAGGACGGCCTGGCCGACGCACCCGAGCACGGAGCCACAGCCACCTTCCACCGCTGCGCCAAG GATCCGTGGAGGCTGCCCGGCACCTACGTGGTGGTGCTGAAGGAGGAGACCCACCGCTCGCAGTCAGAGCGCACTGCCCGCCGCCTGCAGGCCCAAGCTGCCCGCCGGGGATACCTCACCAAGATCCTGCATGTCTTCCATCACCTTCTTCCTGGCTTCCTGGTGAAGATGAGTGGCGACCTGCTGGAGCTG GCCCTGAAGTTGCCCCATGTCGACTACATCGAGGAGGACTCCTCTGTCTTCGCCCAGAGCATCCCATGGAACCTGGAGCGAATTACTCCTGCACGGTACCGGGCGGATGAATACCAGCCCCCCA AAGGAGGCAGCCTGGTGGAGGTGTATCTCCTAGACACCAGCATACAGAGTGACCACCGGGAAATCGAGGGCAGGGTCATGGTCACCGACTTCGAGAGTGTGCCCGAGGAGGACGGGACCCGCTTCCACAGACAG GTCATCACAGTTGGGGCCACCAATGCCCAGGACCAGCCGGTGACCCTGGGGACTTTGGGGACCAACTTTGGCCGCTGTGTGGACCTCTTTGCCCCAGGGGAGGACATCATTGGTGCCTCCAGCGACTGCAGCACCTGCTTTGTGTCACGGAGTGGGACATCGCAGGCTGCTGCCCACGTGGCTG GCATTGCAGCCATGATGCTGTCTGCCGAGCCGGAGCTCACTCTGGCCGAGTTGAGGCAGAGACTGATCCACTTCTCTGCCAAAGATGTCATCAATGAGGCCTGGTTCCCTGAGGACCAGCGGGTACTGACCCCCAACCTGGTGGCCGCCCTGCCCCCCAGCACCCACAGGGCAG GTTGGCAGCTGTTTTGCAGGACTGTGTGGTCAGCACACTCGGGGCCTACACGGATGGCCACAGCCGTAGCCCGCTGCGCCCAGGATGAGGAGCTGCTGAGCTGCTCCAGTTTCTCCAGGAGTGGGAAGCGGCGGGGCGAGCGCATCGAG GCCCAAGGGGGCAAGCGGGTCTGCCGGGCCCACAACGCTTTTGGGGGTGAGGGTGTCTACGCCATTGCCAGGTGCTGCCTGCTACCCCAAGTCAACTGCAGCGTCCACACAGCTCCACCAGCTGGGGCCAGCATGGGGACCCGTGTCCACTGCCATCAGCAGGGCCACGTCCTCACAG GCTGCAGCTCCCACTGGGAGGTGGAGGACCTTGGCACCCACAAGCCGCCTGTGCTGAGGCCACGAGGTCAGCCCAACCAGTGTGTGGGCCACAGGGAGGCCAGCATCCACGCTTCCTGCTGCCATGCCCCAGGTCTGGAATGCAAAGTCAAGGAGCATGGAATCCCGGCCCCTCAGGAGCAG GTTATCGTGGCCTGTGAGGACGGCTGGACCCTGACCGGCTGCAGTGCCCTCCCTGGGACCTCCCATGTCCTGGGGGCCTACGCTGTAGACAACACGTGTGTGGTCAGGAGCCGGGACGTCAGCACCACAGGCAGCACCAGCAAAGAAGCCGTGGCAGCCGTTGCCATCTGCTGCCGGAGCCGGCACCTGGTGCAGGCCTCCCAAGAGCTCCAGTGA
- the PCSK9 gene encoding proprotein convertase subtilisin/kexin type 9 isoform X23 has translation MSGDLLELALKLPHVDYIEEDSSVFAQSIPWNLERITPARYRADEYQPPKGGSLVEVYLLDTSIQSDHREIEGRVMVTDFESVPEEDGTRFHRQASKCDSHGTHLAGVVSGRDAGVAKGAGLRSLRVLNCQGKGTVSGTLIGLEFIRKSQLVQPVGPLVVLLPLAGGYSRVFNAACQRLARAGVVLVTAAGNFRDDACLYSPASAPEVITVGATNAQDQPVTLGTLGTNFGRCVDLFAPGEDIIGASSDCSTCFVSRSGTSQAAAHVAGIAAMMLSAEPELTLAELRQRLIHFSAKDVINEAWFPEDQRVLTPNLVAALPPSTHRAGWQLFCRTVWSAHSGPTRMATAVARCAQDEELLSCSSFSRSGKRRGERIEAQGGKRVCRAHNAFGGEGVYAIARCCLLPQVNCSVHTAPPAGASMGTRVHCHQQGHVLTGCSSHWEVEDLGTHKPPVLRPRGQPNQCVGHREASIHASCCHAPGLECKVKEHGIPAPQEQVIVACEDGWTLTGCSALPGTSHVLGAYAVDNTCVVRSRDVSTTGSTSKEAVAAVAICCRSRHLVQASQELQ, from the exons ATGAGTGGCGACCTGCTGGAGCTG GCCCTGAAGTTGCCCCATGTCGACTACATCGAGGAGGACTCCTCTGTCTTCGCCCAGAGCATCCCATGGAACCTGGAGCGAATTACTCCTGCACGGTACCGGGCGGATGAATACCAGCCCCCCA AAGGAGGCAGCCTGGTGGAGGTGTATCTCCTAGACACCAGCATACAGAGTGACCACCGGGAAATCGAGGGCAGGGTCATGGTCACCGACTTCGAGAGTGTGCCCGAGGAGGACGGGACCCGCTTCCACAGACAG GCCAGCAAGTGTGACAGCCATGGCACCCACCTGGCAGGGGTGGTCAGCGGCCGGGATGCCGGCGTGGCCAAGGGCGCCGGCCTGCGTAGCCTGCGCGTGCTCAACTGCCAAGGGAAGGGCACGGTCAGCGGCACCCTCATAG GCCTGGAGTTTATTCGGAAAAGCCAGCTGGTCCAGCCCGTGGGGCCACTGGTTGTGCTGCTGCCCCTGGCGGGTGGGTACAGCCGGGTCTTCAACGCCGCCTGCCAGCGCCTGGCGAGGGCTGGGGTCGTGCTGGTCACCGCTGCCGGCAACTTCCGGGATGATGCCTGCCTCTACTCCCCAGCCTCGGCTCCCGAG GTCATCACAGTTGGGGCCACCAATGCCCAGGACCAGCCGGTGACCCTGGGGACTTTGGGGACCAACTTTGGCCGCTGTGTGGACCTCTTTGCCCCAGGGGAGGACATCATTGGTGCCTCCAGCGACTGCAGCACCTGCTTTGTGTCACGGAGTGGGACATCGCAGGCTGCTGCCCACGTGGCTG GCATTGCAGCCATGATGCTGTCTGCCGAGCCGGAGCTCACTCTGGCCGAGTTGAGGCAGAGACTGATCCACTTCTCTGCCAAAGATGTCATCAATGAGGCCTGGTTCCCTGAGGACCAGCGGGTACTGACCCCCAACCTGGTGGCCGCCCTGCCCCCCAGCACCCACAGGGCAG GTTGGCAGCTGTTTTGCAGGACTGTGTGGTCAGCACACTCGGGGCCTACACGGATGGCCACAGCCGTAGCCCGCTGCGCCCAGGATGAGGAGCTGCTGAGCTGCTCCAGTTTCTCCAGGAGTGGGAAGCGGCGGGGCGAGCGCATCGAG GCCCAAGGGGGCAAGCGGGTCTGCCGGGCCCACAACGCTTTTGGGGGTGAGGGTGTCTACGCCATTGCCAGGTGCTGCCTGCTACCCCAAGTCAACTGCAGCGTCCACACAGCTCCACCAGCTGGGGCCAGCATGGGGACCCGTGTCCACTGCCATCAGCAGGGCCACGTCCTCACAG GCTGCAGCTCCCACTGGGAGGTGGAGGACCTTGGCACCCACAAGCCGCCTGTGCTGAGGCCACGAGGTCAGCCCAACCAGTGTGTGGGCCACAGGGAGGCCAGCATCCACGCTTCCTGCTGCCATGCCCCAGGTCTGGAATGCAAAGTCAAGGAGCATGGAATCCCGGCCCCTCAGGAGCAG GTTATCGTGGCCTGTGAGGACGGCTGGACCCTGACCGGCTGCAGTGCCCTCCCTGGGACCTCCCATGTCCTGGGGGCCTACGCTGTAGACAACACGTGTGTGGTCAGGAGCCGGGACGTCAGCACCACAGGCAGCACCAGCAAAGAAGCCGTGGCAGCCGTTGCCATCTGCTGCCGGAGCCGGCACCTGGTGCAGGCCTCCCAAGAGCTCCAGTGA
- the PCSK9 gene encoding proprotein convertase subtilisin/kexin type 9 isoform X22 has translation MGLWWRDLRAPGVKHPHPRRFPQRRRGARGCRRAPPLSSGSEPGGVSQAVRLSQAGRDVSLQRRLPAPSQDSARPFARPEPELQLLHSPPHRKAQGAARVDRARPLGLLIRTATSPLALMGTVSSRRSWWPLPLPLLLLLLLGPAGARAQEDEDGDYEELVLALRSEEDGLADAPEHGATATFHRCAKDPWRLPGTYVVVLKEETHRSQSERTARRLQAQAARRGYLTKILHVFHHLLPGFLVKMSGDLLELALKLPHVDYIEEDSSVFAQSIPWNLERITPARYRADEYQPPKGGSLVEVYLLDTSIQSDHREIEGRVMVTDFESVPEEDGTRFHRQASKCDSHGTHLAGVVSGRDAGVAKGAGLRSLRVLNCQGKGTVSGTLIGLEFIRKSQLVQPVGPLVVLLPLAGGYSRVFNAACQRLARAGVVLVTAAGNFRDDACLYSPASAPEVITVGATNAQDQPVTLGTLGTNFGRCVDLFAPGEDIIGASSDCSTCFVSRSGTSQAAAHVAGCSSHWEVEDLGTHKPPVLRPRGQPNQCVGHREASIHASCCHAPGLECKVKEHGIPAPQEQVIVACEDGWTLTGCSALPGTSHVLGAYAVDNTCVVRSRDVSTTGSTSKEAVAAVAICCRSRHLVQASQELQ, from the exons ATGGGGCTCTGGTGGCGTGATCTGCGGGCCCCAGGCGTCAAGCACCCACACCCTAGAAGGTTTCCGCAGCGGCGTCGAGGCGCTCGTGGTTGCAGGAGGGCGCCGCCGCTCAGTTCAGGGTCCGAGCCTGGAGGAGTGAGCCAggcagtgagactgtctcaggcGGGCCGGGACGTGTCGTTGCAGCGGCggctcccagctcccagccagGATTCCGCGCGCCCCTTCGCGCGCCCTGAGCCTGAACTCCAGCTCCTGCACAGTCCTCCCCACCGTAAGGCTCAAGGCGCCGCCCGCGTGGACCGTGCACGGCCTCTAGGTCTCCTCATCAGGACGGCAACCTCTCCCCTGGCCCTGATGGGTACCGTCAGCTCCAGGCGGTCCTGGTGGCCTCTGccgctgccactgctgctgctcctgctcctgGGTCCCGCTGGCGCCCGTGCGCAGGAGGACGAGGACGGCGACTACGAGGAGCTGGTGCTAGCGTTGCGTTCCGAGGAGGACGGCCTGGCCGACGCACCCGAGCACGGAGCCACAGCCACCTTCCACCGCTGCGCCAAG GATCCGTGGAGGCTGCCCGGCACCTACGTGGTGGTGCTGAAGGAGGAGACCCACCGCTCGCAGTCAGAGCGCACTGCCCGCCGCCTGCAGGCCCAAGCTGCCCGCCGGGGATACCTCACCAAGATCCTGCATGTCTTCCATCACCTTCTTCCTGGCTTCCTGGTGAAGATGAGTGGCGACCTGCTGGAGCTG GCCCTGAAGTTGCCCCATGTCGACTACATCGAGGAGGACTCCTCTGTCTTCGCCCAGAGCATCCCATGGAACCTGGAGCGAATTACTCCTGCACGGTACCGGGCGGATGAATACCAGCCCCCCA AAGGAGGCAGCCTGGTGGAGGTGTATCTCCTAGACACCAGCATACAGAGTGACCACCGGGAAATCGAGGGCAGGGTCATGGTCACCGACTTCGAGAGTGTGCCCGAGGAGGACGGGACCCGCTTCCACAGACAG GCCAGCAAGTGTGACAGCCATGGCACCCACCTGGCAGGGGTGGTCAGCGGCCGGGATGCCGGCGTGGCCAAGGGCGCCGGCCTGCGTAGCCTGCGCGTGCTCAACTGCCAAGGGAAGGGCACGGTCAGCGGCACCCTCATAG GCCTGGAGTTTATTCGGAAAAGCCAGCTGGTCCAGCCCGTGGGGCCACTGGTTGTGCTGCTGCCCCTGGCGGGTGGGTACAGCCGGGTCTTCAACGCCGCCTGCCAGCGCCTGGCGAGGGCTGGGGTCGTGCTGGTCACCGCTGCCGGCAACTTCCGGGATGATGCCTGCCTCTACTCCCCAGCCTCGGCTCCCGAG GTCATCACAGTTGGGGCCACCAATGCCCAGGACCAGCCGGTGACCCTGGGGACTTTGGGGACCAACTTTGGCCGCTGTGTGGACCTCTTTGCCCCAGGGGAGGACATCATTGGTGCCTCCAGCGACTGCAGCACCTGCTTTGTGTCACGGAGTGGGACATCGCAGGCTGCTGCCCACGTGGCTG GCTGCAGCTCCCACTGGGAGGTGGAGGACCTTGGCACCCACAAGCCGCCTGTGCTGAGGCCACGAGGTCAGCCCAACCAGTGTGTGGGCCACAGGGAGGCCAGCATCCACGCTTCCTGCTGCCATGCCCCAGGTCTGGAATGCAAAGTCAAGGAGCATGGAATCCCGGCCCCTCAGGAGCAG GTTATCGTGGCCTGTGAGGACGGCTGGACCCTGACCGGCTGCAGTGCCCTCCCTGGGACCTCCCATGTCCTGGGGGCCTACGCTGTAGACAACACGTGTGTGGTCAGGAGCCGGGACGTCAGCACCACAGGCAGCACCAGCAAAGAAGCCGTGGCAGCCGTTGCCATCTGCTGCCGGAGCCGGCACCTGGTGCAGGCCTCCCAAGAGCTCCAGTGA
- the PCSK9 gene encoding proprotein convertase subtilisin/kexin type 9 isoform X1, whose amino-acid sequence MGLWWRDLRAPGVKHPHPRRFPQRRRGARGCRRAPPLSSGSEPGGVSQAVRLSQAGRDVSLQRRLPAPSQDSARPFARPEPELQLLHSPPHRKAQGAARVDRARPLGLLIRTATSPLALMGTVSSRRSWWPLPLPLLLLLLLGPAGARAQEDEDGDYEELVLALRSEEDGLADAPEHGATATFHRCAKMEFCSCCPGWGAMVQSQLTATSTSQVQVILLPQPPKKLGLQDPWRLPGTYVVVLKEETHRSQSERTARRLQAQAARRGYLTKILHVFHHLLPGFLVKMSGDLLELALKLPHVDYIEEDSSVFAQSIPWNLERITPARYRADEYQPPKGGSLVEVYLLDTSIQSDHREIEGRVMVTDFESVPEEDGTRFHRQASKCDSHGTHLAGVVSGRDAGVAKGAGLRSLRVLNCQGKGTVSGTLIGLEFIRKSQLVQPVGPLVVLLPLAGGYSRVFNAACQRLARAGVVLVTAAGNFRDDACLYSPASAPEVITVGATNAQDQPVTLGTLGTNFGRCVDLFAPGEDIIGASSDCSTCFVSRSGTSQAAAHVAGIAAMMLSAEPELTLAELRQRLIHFSAKDVINEAWFPEDQRVLTPNLVAALPPSTHRAGWQLFCRTVWSAHSGPTRMATAVARCAQDEELLSCSSFSRSGKRRGERIEAQGGKRVCRAHNAFGGEGVYAIARCCLLPQVNCSVHTAPPAGASMGTRVHCHQQGHVLTGCSSHWEVEDLGTHKPPVLRPRGQPNQCVGHREASIHASCCHAPGLECKVKEHGIPAPQEQVIVACEDGWTLTGCSALPGTSHVLGAYAVDNTCVVRSRDVSTTGSTSKEAVAAVAICCRSRHLVQASQELQ is encoded by the exons ATGGGGCTCTGGTGGCGTGATCTGCGGGCCCCAGGCGTCAAGCACCCACACCCTAGAAGGTTTCCGCAGCGGCGTCGAGGCGCTCGTGGTTGCAGGAGGGCGCCGCCGCTCAGTTCAGGGTCCGAGCCTGGAGGAGTGAGCCAggcagtgagactgtctcaggcGGGCCGGGACGTGTCGTTGCAGCGGCggctcccagctcccagccagGATTCCGCGCGCCCCTTCGCGCGCCCTGAGCCTGAACTCCAGCTCCTGCACAGTCCTCCCCACCGTAAGGCTCAAGGCGCCGCCCGCGTGGACCGTGCACGGCCTCTAGGTCTCCTCATCAGGACGGCAACCTCTCCCCTGGCCCTGATGGGTACCGTCAGCTCCAGGCGGTCCTGGTGGCCTCTGccgctgccactgctgctgctcctgctcctgGGTCCCGCTGGCGCCCGTGCGCAGGAGGACGAGGACGGCGACTACGAGGAGCTGGTGCTAGCGTTGCGTTCCGAGGAGGACGGCCTGGCCGACGCACCCGAGCACGGAGCCACAGCCACCTTCCACCGCTGCGCCAAG atggagttttgctcttgttgcccaggctggggtgcaatggtgcagtctcagctcactgcaacctccacctcccaggttcaagtgattctcctgcctcagcctcccaagaagctgggattacag GATCCGTGGAGGCTGCCCGGCACCTACGTGGTGGTGCTGAAGGAGGAGACCCACCGCTCGCAGTCAGAGCGCACTGCCCGCCGCCTGCAGGCCCAAGCTGCCCGCCGGGGATACCTCACCAAGATCCTGCATGTCTTCCATCACCTTCTTCCTGGCTTCCTGGTGAAGATGAGTGGCGACCTGCTGGAGCTG GCCCTGAAGTTGCCCCATGTCGACTACATCGAGGAGGACTCCTCTGTCTTCGCCCAGAGCATCCCATGGAACCTGGAGCGAATTACTCCTGCACGGTACCGGGCGGATGAATACCAGCCCCCCA AAGGAGGCAGCCTGGTGGAGGTGTATCTCCTAGACACCAGCATACAGAGTGACCACCGGGAAATCGAGGGCAGGGTCATGGTCACCGACTTCGAGAGTGTGCCCGAGGAGGACGGGACCCGCTTCCACAGACAG GCCAGCAAGTGTGACAGCCATGGCACCCACCTGGCAGGGGTGGTCAGCGGCCGGGATGCCGGCGTGGCCAAGGGCGCCGGCCTGCGTAGCCTGCGCGTGCTCAACTGCCAAGGGAAGGGCACGGTCAGCGGCACCCTCATAG GCCTGGAGTTTATTCGGAAAAGCCAGCTGGTCCAGCCCGTGGGGCCACTGGTTGTGCTGCTGCCCCTGGCGGGTGGGTACAGCCGGGTCTTCAACGCCGCCTGCCAGCGCCTGGCGAGGGCTGGGGTCGTGCTGGTCACCGCTGCCGGCAACTTCCGGGATGATGCCTGCCTCTACTCCCCAGCCTCGGCTCCCGAG GTCATCACAGTTGGGGCCACCAATGCCCAGGACCAGCCGGTGACCCTGGGGACTTTGGGGACCAACTTTGGCCGCTGTGTGGACCTCTTTGCCCCAGGGGAGGACATCATTGGTGCCTCCAGCGACTGCAGCACCTGCTTTGTGTCACGGAGTGGGACATCGCAGGCTGCTGCCCACGTGGCTG GCATTGCAGCCATGATGCTGTCTGCCGAGCCGGAGCTCACTCTGGCCGAGTTGAGGCAGAGACTGATCCACTTCTCTGCCAAAGATGTCATCAATGAGGCCTGGTTCCCTGAGGACCAGCGGGTACTGACCCCCAACCTGGTGGCCGCCCTGCCCCCCAGCACCCACAGGGCAG GTTGGCAGCTGTTTTGCAGGACTGTGTGGTCAGCACACTCGGGGCCTACACGGATGGCCACAGCCGTAGCCCGCTGCGCCCAGGATGAGGAGCTGCTGAGCTGCTCCAGTTTCTCCAGGAGTGGGAAGCGGCGGGGCGAGCGCATCGAG GCCCAAGGGGGCAAGCGGGTCTGCCGGGCCCACAACGCTTTTGGGGGTGAGGGTGTCTACGCCATTGCCAGGTGCTGCCTGCTACCCCAAGTCAACTGCAGCGTCCACACAGCTCCACCAGCTGGGGCCAGCATGGGGACCCGTGTCCACTGCCATCAGCAGGGCCACGTCCTCACAG GCTGCAGCTCCCACTGGGAGGTGGAGGACCTTGGCACCCACAAGCCGCCTGTGCTGAGGCCACGAGGTCAGCCCAACCAGTGTGTGGGCCACAGGGAGGCCAGCATCCACGCTTCCTGCTGCCATGCCCCAGGTCTGGAATGCAAAGTCAAGGAGCATGGAATCCCGGCCCCTCAGGAGCAG GTTATCGTGGCCTGTGAGGACGGCTGGACCCTGACCGGCTGCAGTGCCCTCCCTGGGACCTCCCATGTCCTGGGGGCCTACGCTGTAGACAACACGTGTGTGGTCAGGAGCCGGGACGTCAGCACCACAGGCAGCACCAGCAAAGAAGCCGTGGCAGCCGTTGCCATCTGCTGCCGGAGCCGGCACCTGGTGCAGGCCTCCCAAGAGCTCCAGTGA